From Streptomyces sp. TLI_105, the proteins below share one genomic window:
- a CDS encoding sensor histidine kinase, whose product MKSTSVADRLRDGIGLVKRSTGPLPRPTRHGLVFDAVLALGLFVVLLWYALDQGVDRVRHARDGIAPLVLGSETGTATAVVALAVLAWAPLALRRRYPLAVLWIVTAVTAMTPYDAQRITFYASVIAAYTAAVYSPYRVATLMSLPALLLANGSLTNLELLTVSSSVPTKYVPLMVLVPLVLAANGMRTWKVRTAESQAQAAALEREQAEELRRAAERERARIARELHDVVTHNVSMMVIQAGAARTVLDVAPDQTREALLAIEASGRTAMSELRHTMGLLTMNAEDGGAPATTNLTPQPGLDQLESLIARVRHTGTPVTLNTTGTPRDVPAGIGLAAYRVVQEALTNTVKHASGASATVTVDHGPDRLRVEVTDTGGSPGAAAATGNGRGLIGLRERLAVYGGTLQTKRRLTGGYRVTALIPLDTV is encoded by the coding sequence ATGAAGAGCACGTCAGTGGCGGACCGGCTGCGCGACGGGATCGGGCTGGTGAAGCGCTCGACCGGCCCGCTGCCGCGGCCGACCCGGCACGGCCTGGTGTTCGACGCGGTCCTGGCGCTGGGGCTGTTCGTCGTCCTGCTGTGGTACGCCCTGGACCAGGGCGTGGACCGGGTGCGTCACGCCCGTGACGGGATCGCCCCGCTCGTGCTCGGTTCGGAGACGGGGACCGCGACAGCCGTGGTCGCCCTGGCGGTCCTCGCCTGGGCGCCCCTGGCCCTGCGCCGCAGATATCCCTTGGCCGTGCTGTGGATCGTGACGGCGGTGACCGCGATGACGCCGTACGACGCGCAGCGGATCACCTTCTACGCCAGCGTCATCGCGGCCTACACGGCGGCCGTCTACAGCCCCTACCGGGTGGCCACGCTCATGAGCCTTCCGGCGCTGCTGCTGGCGAACGGCTCCCTCACGAACCTGGAGCTGCTGACGGTCTCGTCCTCGGTCCCCACCAAATACGTTCCGCTCATGGTCCTCGTCCCGCTCGTGCTGGCGGCGAACGGGATGCGCACGTGGAAGGTGCGAACCGCGGAGAGCCAGGCACAGGCGGCCGCGCTCGAACGCGAGCAGGCGGAAGAACTCCGCCGCGCGGCCGAACGGGAGCGCGCCCGCATCGCCCGTGAACTGCACGACGTGGTGACCCACAACGTCAGCATGATGGTGATCCAGGCCGGCGCCGCCCGCACGGTCCTGGACGTCGCCCCGGACCAGACCCGCGAAGCCCTCCTCGCCATCGAGGCGAGCGGCCGGACGGCCATGTCCGAGCTGCGGCACACGATGGGCCTGCTGACCATGAATGCCGAGGACGGCGGGGCCCCGGCCACCACGAACCTCACCCCGCAGCCCGGCCTCGACCAGCTCGAGTCCCTGATCGCACGCGTGCGGCACACAGGTACTCCCGTCACCCTGAACACGACCGGCACCCCACGTGACGTGCCCGCCGGGATCGGCCTCGCCGCCTACCGAGTCGTACAAGAGGCGCTGACGAACACCGTGAAGCACGCGAGCGGTGCGAGCGCGACCGTGACCGTCGACCACGGTCCCGACCGCCTGCGCGTGGAGGTCACCGACACCGGAGGCAGCCCGGGCGCCGCCGCGGCCACCGGAAACGGACGCGGTCTGATCGGGCTGCGGGAGCGGCTGGCGGTCTACGGCGGAACCCTGCAGACGAAGCGACGCCTTACCGGCGGCTACCGTGTCACCGCACTCATACCCCTGGACACAGTGTGA
- a CDS encoding ABC transporter ATP-binding protein: MSTPVIELRDVHRRYDGSSEGPPALQQVSLTVRPGEAVAILGPSGSGKSTLLNLIAGLDRPDTGTVTVDGVRVDELSETASARYRRSKVGMVFQFFNLLDDLTVTDNVLLPAQLAGTARGEAARRAAELLETLGIDRHAHAYPGRLSGGERQRVAVARALMNRPPLLLADEPTGALDTASGEDVSRLLSDLNADGQTIVVVTHDLALAQSCTSRTIRLLDGRIAGDQDSGDIEGSFAGEGAR; encoded by the coding sequence ATGTCCACCCCGGTGATCGAGCTGCGCGATGTGCACCGCAGATACGACGGATCGTCCGAGGGCCCGCCGGCCCTGCAGCAGGTGTCACTGACCGTGCGGCCCGGTGAGGCCGTCGCGATCCTCGGTCCCTCCGGCAGCGGCAAGTCCACCCTGCTCAACCTGATCGCGGGGCTCGACCGCCCGGACACCGGGACCGTCACGGTGGACGGCGTGCGCGTCGACGAGCTGAGCGAGACGGCCTCGGCTCGCTACCGGCGCTCCAAGGTCGGCATGGTGTTCCAGTTCTTCAACCTGCTCGACGACCTGACCGTCACCGACAACGTCCTCCTTCCCGCGCAACTGGCGGGCACGGCCCGCGGTGAGGCCGCTCGCCGCGCGGCGGAGCTGCTCGAAACGCTCGGCATCGACCGGCACGCCCACGCCTACCCCGGCCGGCTGTCCGGCGGCGAGCGGCAGCGCGTCGCGGTGGCCAGGGCACTGATGAACCGACCGCCGCTGCTCCTGGCCGACGAGCCGACCGGTGCCCTGGACACGGCCTCCGGCGAGGACGTCAGCCGCCTGCTCTCCGACCTGAACGCCGACGGTCAGACCATCGTCGTCGTCACCCACGATCTCGCCCTGGCCCAGTCCTGCACGAGCCGCACGATCCGGCTCCTCGACGGACGGATCGCCGGCGATCAGGACTCCGGCGACATCGAGGGAAGCTTCGCGGGAGAAGGTGCCCGATGA
- a CDS encoding ABC transporter permease, giving the protein MSALSRVVRSGAGRRRMQTWVIGLAVMMAVTASVLAGSLLAVSGAPFDDAFARQRGAHLSVHFASDRATAARLRATADSAGIAAASGPFPTVAVTPSIDEGDDLPPLTLVGRSGPEGAVDALTLMDGRWATRPGEIVLSADSRVFPLMGLRLHVPGLPGNPVLEVVGLARSVTRSADAWVSPSQIDALRPSGGAAGYEMLYRLDRADTAGEVSAGRGTVTAAVPAGAVTGTQSWLTARKTAERETALFVPFLVAFGVLGLVMSVLVVGHVIAGTVGSGMRRIGILKAVGFTPAHVVRAYLGQALIPAGIGTALGVAAGSLLAVPVLSEAADAYGTTGLAVAPWVDAAVAAGVLALVTVTAGAAAWRGGRLRTVDALAIGHTPSPGRGRWAARLPLPRPVSLGLALPFARPVRAAAVCVAVAFGATAVTFAVGLGSSLSEVLSAREHDAADVTIGVPGSDAPLVPEGNPPTATETARIAATIDSRHGTGAYYATSMTQATVPGLSGSVEVVAFTGDASWGGYEMVSGRWIARPGEAVVPTPFLAATGTRVGDTIGLNDRGTSVTVRIVGEVFDTRHEGRRVFTDRATLATAEPDLPTVSHHIAVKPGTDVSAYIDELNAELRPMGVSAMAGRAGNGSDQVVILNSLTAILTLMLVAVAALGVLNGVVLDTRERVRDLGIHKALGMVPRQTIAMVVTSVVVTGLIGGALGVPLGVALHSWITPAMGEGAGLRLPEAVVSVYRTPELILLALGGLLIAVLGALAPAGWAARVRTATALRTE; this is encoded by the coding sequence ATGAGTGCGCTGAGCCGGGTCGTGCGGTCGGGAGCGGGACGCCGCCGCATGCAGACATGGGTGATCGGCCTGGCCGTGATGATGGCGGTGACCGCGTCCGTCCTCGCCGGTTCCCTGCTGGCGGTCTCCGGCGCACCGTTCGACGACGCCTTCGCACGGCAGCGCGGCGCACACCTGTCCGTGCACTTCGCCTCGGACAGGGCAACGGCTGCCCGGCTCCGTGCCACCGCCGACAGCGCCGGGATCGCCGCGGCGTCGGGCCCGTTCCCGACCGTGGCCGTCACCCCGAGCATCGACGAGGGCGACGACCTGCCACCGCTGACACTCGTCGGGCGCTCCGGTCCGGAGGGAGCGGTCGACGCACTCACGTTGATGGACGGACGCTGGGCCACCCGGCCCGGCGAGATCGTGCTGTCGGCCGACAGCCGGGTCTTCCCCCTCATGGGTCTGCGCCTCCACGTGCCCGGCCTTCCCGGCAATCCGGTACTGGAGGTGGTCGGCCTGGCCCGGTCGGTCACCCGTAGCGCCGACGCCTGGGTGTCCCCCTCCCAGATCGACGCACTCAGGCCGTCCGGAGGCGCCGCAGGGTACGAGATGCTCTACCGCCTCGATCGAGCGGACACGGCCGGTGAGGTCTCGGCGGGGCGCGGCACCGTGACGGCGGCCGTCCCCGCGGGGGCGGTCACCGGAACGCAGTCATGGCTCACCGCAAGGAAGACGGCCGAACGTGAGACCGCGCTGTTCGTCCCCTTTCTCGTCGCCTTCGGCGTGCTCGGTCTGGTCATGTCGGTCCTCGTCGTCGGCCACGTGATCGCGGGCACGGTCGGCTCCGGGATGCGGCGGATCGGCATCCTCAAGGCCGTCGGATTCACCCCGGCCCACGTCGTACGGGCGTACCTGGGCCAGGCTCTGATCCCGGCCGGCATCGGCACGGCGCTGGGCGTCGCGGCGGGCAGCCTCCTCGCCGTACCCGTGCTGTCGGAGGCCGCGGATGCCTACGGCACGACCGGGCTGGCCGTGGCCCCCTGGGTCGATGCCGCAGTGGCCGCAGGGGTCCTGGCTCTGGTGACGGTCACCGCGGGAGCGGCTGCCTGGCGGGGTGGCCGTCTGCGAACCGTCGACGCACTCGCCATCGGGCACACTCCCTCCCCCGGCCGCGGCCGGTGGGCCGCCCGGCTACCACTGCCGAGGCCGGTGAGCCTCGGCCTCGCCCTCCCCTTCGCCCGCCCCGTACGCGCGGCAGCCGTGTGCGTGGCGGTGGCGTTCGGCGCCACCGCCGTCACCTTCGCCGTGGGCCTCGGCTCGTCGCTCAGCGAGGTGCTGTCCGCGAGGGAGCACGATGCCGCCGACGTGACGATCGGCGTACCGGGGTCGGATGCCCCACTCGTTCCGGAGGGAAACCCGCCCACCGCGACGGAGACGGCCAGGATCGCGGCCACGATCGACTCCCGGCACGGCACCGGTGCGTACTACGCCACCTCCATGACGCAGGCGACGGTCCCCGGCCTGTCCGGATCGGTCGAGGTCGTCGCGTTCACCGGCGACGCTTCCTGGGGCGGCTACGAGATGGTCTCGGGCCGCTGGATCGCGAGGCCCGGCGAGGCGGTGGTGCCCACACCGTTCCTGGCGGCGACCGGAACACGGGTCGGGGACACCATCGGTCTGAACGACCGCGGCACTTCGGTGACCGTACGCATCGTCGGCGAGGTCTTCGACACCCGCCACGAGGGCAGGCGGGTCTTCACCGACCGGGCGACTCTCGCCACCGCCGAGCCGGACCTGCCGACCGTCTCGCATCACATCGCGGTGAAGCCCGGCACGGATGTGTCGGCCTACATCGACGAACTGAATGCCGAACTGCGGCCGATGGGCGTCTCCGCCATGGCCGGCCGAGCGGGCAACGGAAGCGACCAGGTGGTCATCCTGAACTCGCTGACCGCGATCCTCACCCTGATGCTGGTCGCCGTCGCCGCCCTGGGCGTACTCAACGGCGTGGTCCTGGACACCCGCGAACGGGTCCGTGACCTCGGGATCCACAAGGCACTGGGCATGGTCCCGCGGCAGACCATCGCCATGGTCGTCACCTCTGTCGTCGTCACCGGGCTCATCGGTGGCGCCCTCGGCGTGCCGCTGGGTGTGGCCCTTCACTCCTGGATCACGCCCGCCATGGGAGAGGGCGCCGGCCTGCGTCTCCCCGAGGCGGTCGTCAGCGTCTATCGCACGCCCGAACTGATCCTGCTCGCTCTCGGTGGTCTGCTCATCGCCGTCCTGGGCGCTCTCGCGCCCGCCGGCTGGGCCGCCCGGGTCAGAACCGCCACCGCTCTGCGTACCGAGTAG
- a CDS encoding hemolysin family protein, giving the protein MSFPMALFVTVLLLIGSGFFVAAEFALVAAKRHRIEKAVAEGQRGAKAAFAGMRELSLMLAGARLGITICTLGLGSISKPAVSHELDPLLVKLGLPTGLSYAVSFAVAMIIVVFLHMVVGEMAPKSWAIAHPERSAMLLTPPFRALVKAVRPLIRLLNKVSNALVRMCRVQPRDELAAVHNREQLTHLVEESERLGLINRTDSQLITRSLTEPQTPVAELQTVAADFVAVSADADLATVLECAADARRSRLLARETDRILGTVHARDALVAASRGRNAVARDLVRPVPELVGTDTVSHAVEQLRRRRASLALVRDGGGAVTGLVSLDDLLVRLMGPQTTS; this is encoded by the coding sequence ATGAGCTTCCCCATGGCCCTCTTCGTCACCGTTCTCCTGCTCATCGGCAGCGGCTTCTTCGTCGCCGCCGAGTTCGCCCTCGTCGCGGCCAAGCGCCACCGCATCGAGAAGGCCGTCGCCGAGGGGCAGCGCGGCGCCAAGGCCGCGTTCGCCGGCATGCGCGAGCTGTCGCTGATGCTCGCCGGCGCCCGGCTCGGCATCACCATCTGCACCCTGGGCCTCGGCTCCATCTCCAAGCCCGCCGTCTCCCACGAGCTCGACCCGCTGCTGGTCAAGCTCGGTCTGCCCACCGGCCTCAGCTACGCCGTCTCCTTCGCCGTCGCCATGATCATCGTGGTCTTCCTCCACATGGTCGTCGGCGAGATGGCCCCGAAGTCCTGGGCGATCGCCCACCCCGAGCGCTCCGCCATGCTCCTCACGCCGCCCTTCCGGGCCCTGGTCAAGGCCGTCAGGCCGCTCATCCGGCTGCTGAACAAGGTCAGCAACGCACTCGTGCGGATGTGCCGTGTGCAGCCGCGAGACGAGCTGGCCGCCGTCCACAACCGCGAGCAGCTCACCCACCTCGTGGAGGAGTCCGAACGCCTCGGCCTGATCAACAGGACGGACTCGCAGCTGATCACCCGCTCGCTCACCGAGCCCCAGACTCCGGTCGCCGAACTCCAGACGGTGGCCGCCGACTTCGTCGCCGTGTCCGCCGACGCCGACCTGGCCACCGTCCTGGAGTGCGCGGCCGACGCCCGCCGCTCCCGCCTCCTCGCACGGGAGACGGACCGGATCCTGGGAACCGTGCACGCCCGGGACGCCCTCGTCGCCGCCTCCCGCGGCCGCAACGCCGTGGCCCGCGACCTCGTCCGCCCCGTCCCGGAGCTCGTCGGCACCGACACGGTCTCCCACGCCGTCGAACAGCTCCGCCGCCGCCGTGCTTCTCTGGCGCTGGTACGGGACGGGGGAGGAGCCGTGACGGGGCTGGTCAGCCTCGACGACCTGCTGGTCCGCCTGATGGGTCCGCAGACGACGTCCTGA
- a CDS encoding hemolysin family protein, with product MNAALGLLAVLVLTAGTGYFVAQEFSYVAADRLALAREAEAGDKRAARALKVLERLSFMLSGAQLGITVTGLVVGVLAEPSVSALLKPALDGTGLSDGAVSAISVVLAFVIATVLQMVLGELAPKNLALAVPERLAKSLAASTLVYLKIVGPVVHVFDGAANKLLRKVGIEPVEELHHGATLEELSHLIGESHEQGQLPTDTAELLDHALEFSERNLDEVMVPRADAVFVRKDATLTEAVELIAEHGHSNYPVLGDHPDDVAGVLGVRDLVQLPADSFDRTTAGAAARRPLLLPDTLPLPQAVAQMRERDDEFAVVPDEHGGVAGVVTYEDIAEELVGDIADETDTVVVLAVPDGDGWRVDAGRRLDEIEDATGIALPEDEDYDTVAGLIIDRLGRFATIGDVLTVDDVRIEVLSLDRHVPERVRIERSANAAEQAEEAQA from the coding sequence ATGAACGCCGCACTCGGCCTCCTCGCCGTGCTCGTCCTGACCGCGGGGACCGGCTACTTCGTCGCCCAGGAGTTCTCCTACGTCGCCGCCGACCGCCTCGCCCTCGCCCGCGAGGCGGAGGCGGGGGACAAGCGGGCGGCCCGGGCACTCAAGGTCCTCGAACGGCTCAGCTTCATGCTGTCGGGCGCCCAGCTCGGCATCACCGTGACCGGGCTCGTCGTCGGCGTCCTCGCCGAGCCGTCCGTGTCCGCCCTGCTCAAGCCCGCCCTGGACGGGACAGGACTGTCGGACGGGGCGGTCTCGGCGATCTCCGTCGTCCTCGCCTTCGTCATCGCCACCGTCCTGCAGATGGTGCTCGGCGAGCTGGCGCCGAAGAACCTCGCCCTCGCCGTCCCCGAGCGACTCGCCAAGTCACTGGCCGCGTCGACCCTCGTCTACCTCAAGATCGTCGGCCCGGTCGTCCACGTCTTCGACGGCGCCGCCAACAAGCTGCTGCGCAAGGTCGGCATCGAGCCGGTCGAGGAACTCCACCACGGCGCCACCCTCGAAGAGCTCAGCCACCTCATCGGCGAGTCCCACGAGCAGGGACAGCTCCCGACGGACACGGCTGAGCTCCTGGACCACGCCCTGGAGTTCTCCGAGCGGAACCTGGACGAGGTCATGGTGCCGCGCGCCGACGCCGTGTTCGTACGCAAGGACGCCACCCTCACCGAGGCCGTGGAGCTGATCGCGGAGCACGGCCACTCCAACTACCCGGTCCTCGGCGACCACCCCGACGACGTCGCCGGCGTCCTCGGCGTGCGCGACCTCGTCCAGCTGCCCGCCGACAGCTTCGACCGTACGACCGCCGGGGCCGCCGCCCGTCGCCCGCTGCTCCTCCCCGACACCCTGCCGCTGCCGCAGGCCGTCGCCCAGATGCGGGAGCGCGACGACGAGTTCGCCGTGGTCCCGGACGAGCACGGCGGCGTCGCCGGCGTCGTCACGTACGAGGACATCGCCGAGGAGCTGGTCGGCGACATCGCCGACGAGACCGACACGGTCGTCGTTCTGGCCGTGCCCGACGGGGACGGCTGGCGCGTGGACGCCGGACGCCGTCTCGACGAGATCGAGGACGCCACCGGCATCGCCCTGCCCGAGGACGAGGACTACGACACCGTGGCCGGCCTGATCATCGACCGCCTCGGCCGCTTCGCGACGATCGGCGACGTCCTCACCGTCGACGACGTCCGCATCGAGGTCCTCAGCCTCGACCGCCACGTCCCCGAGCGCGTCCGCATCGAGCGGTCCGCCAACGCCGCCGAACAGGCCGAGGAGGCCCAGGCATGA
- a CDS encoding potassium transporter TrkA, whose amino-acid sequence MVRGKLRTRFRYWFDGTMDRGTPALISWLALASVLLIVLASTMVVLFTDTDAEDNGGWLGVAWMSLLRTLDAGTMGGDDGSPVFLGLMLAVTIGGIFLVSALIGVLTTGLNQKIHELRKGRSQLMERGHTIILGWSDQVFTVIAELVEANQSERRSCVVVLADRDKVFMEDAIRARIPDTGSTRVICRSGNPLVRTDLELVSPDTAKSVMVLPSAGEDKDVEVIKVLLLLNSRPWRGARPDVVAAVHDSDNIAAARLAAGDGALVIDAEDIAVRLIAQAHRQTGLSGVFNELLSFVGNEFYLREEPALVGTTYGTALHAYDIGAPAGLRRADGEVLVNPPMDTVIGPGDQLLVIAQDDLLIRLARTRPRIVESAITSAPAEPPQLDRTLLIGENSRTSKLVTLLDSFVQPGSTLDIAAPRRPDTALGRQTVNLTVGYKHCEPTRRSSLETLNLGAYQHIVVLSDDTIAPGPADDRTLVTLLHLRDIEVRLGDPYSIVTEMNDDANREVAQVTKADDFIVSTKVISLLLTQLSENRDLYDVFTDLFNPEGSEIYLKPASDYVVLGAEADFATVVEAARREGETAIGYRLARHGDEPPTYGIFLNPSKSAPLVFGPRDAVVVLAEG is encoded by the coding sequence ATGGTGCGCGGCAAGCTGCGGACCCGGTTTCGGTACTGGTTCGACGGGACGATGGACCGGGGGACGCCGGCGCTCATCAGCTGGCTGGCGTTGGCCTCGGTGCTGCTCATCGTGCTCGCCTCGACGATGGTCGTGCTGTTCACCGACACGGACGCCGAGGACAACGGCGGCTGGCTCGGCGTGGCGTGGATGAGTCTGCTGCGCACGCTCGACGCCGGCACCATGGGCGGAGACGACGGCAGTCCGGTCTTCCTGGGCCTCATGCTGGCGGTGACGATCGGCGGCATCTTCCTCGTCAGCGCCCTGATCGGTGTCCTGACCACCGGCCTCAACCAGAAGATCCACGAACTGCGCAAAGGCCGTTCGCAGCTCATGGAACGCGGTCACACCATCATCCTCGGCTGGTCCGACCAGGTCTTCACGGTCATCGCGGAGCTCGTGGAGGCGAACCAGAGCGAACGGCGCTCGTGCGTCGTGGTCCTCGCGGATCGCGACAAGGTGTTCATGGAGGACGCCATCCGGGCCCGGATCCCGGACACCGGCAGCACCCGCGTCATCTGCCGCTCCGGCAACCCGCTCGTCCGGACCGACCTGGAACTGGTCAGCCCGGACACGGCCAAGTCGGTCATGGTGTTGCCCTCGGCGGGTGAGGACAAGGACGTCGAGGTCATCAAGGTCCTCCTGCTGCTGAACAGCCGTCCGTGGCGGGGCGCACGGCCCGACGTCGTCGCCGCCGTGCACGACTCGGACAACATCGCCGCGGCCCGCCTGGCCGCGGGCGACGGCGCCCTGGTGATCGACGCCGAGGACATCGCCGTACGCCTCATCGCCCAGGCGCACCGCCAGACCGGCCTGTCGGGCGTCTTCAACGAACTGCTCAGCTTCGTCGGCAACGAGTTCTACCTCCGCGAGGAGCCCGCCCTCGTCGGGACCACCTACGGGACGGCGCTCCACGCCTACGACATCGGCGCTCCGGCCGGACTGCGACGGGCGGACGGCGAGGTACTGGTCAACCCGCCCATGGACACCGTCATCGGCCCGGGCGACCAGTTGCTCGTGATCGCACAGGACGACCTGCTCATCCGGCTCGCCCGAACCCGTCCCCGGATCGTCGAATCGGCCATCACCTCGGCCCCGGCCGAGCCGCCACAGCTCGACCGCACCCTCCTCATCGGCGAGAACTCCCGCACGAGCAAGCTCGTCACGCTCCTCGACAGCTTCGTCCAGCCCGGCTCCACGCTGGACATCGCCGCGCCCCGCCGCCCGGACACCGCGCTGGGGCGGCAGACGGTAAACCTCACCGTGGGCTACAAGCACTGCGAACCGACCCGCAGGTCCTCGCTGGAAACCCTGAACCTGGGCGCCTACCAGCACATCGTCGTGCTCTCCGACGACACGATCGCCCCTGGCCCGGCCGACGACCGGACGCTCGTGACCCTGCTCCACCTGCGGGACATCGAAGTACGGCTCGGCGACCCGTACTCGATCGTCACCGAGATGAACGACGACGCCAACCGCGAAGTCGCCCAGGTCACCAAGGCCGACGACTTCATCGTCAGCACCAAGGTGATCAGCCTGCTCCTGACCCAGCTGAGCGAGAACCGCGACCTGTACGACGTCTTCACCGACCTGTTCAACCCGGAGGGCTCGGAGATCTACCTCAAGCCGGCGTCGGACTACGTCGTCCTCGGCGCGGAGGCCGACTTCGCCACCGTCGTCGAGGCGGCCCGGCGGGAAGGCGAGACCGCGATCGGCTACCGCCTCGCCCGACACGGCGACGAACCGCCCACGTACGGGATCTTCCTCAACCCGTCCAAGAGCGCCCCCCTCGTCTTCGGCCCCCGCGATGCGGTCGTCGTCCTCGCCGAAGGGTAG
- a CDS encoding BlaI/MecI/CopY family transcriptional regulator: MADQGGGRQSGRRRGQGELETQVLAVLRESAAALTAGQVQERLGGDLAYTTVITILTRLHVKGAVVRERVGRSFEWTALADEAGLAALRMRRVLDAEQNREAVLASFVTTLSPSDEQLLRTLLSEPPSGES; encoded by the coding sequence ATGGCGGACCAGGGCGGAGGGCGGCAGTCCGGGCGCAGGCGCGGTCAGGGTGAGCTGGAGACGCAGGTGCTCGCCGTCCTGCGCGAGAGTGCCGCGGCCCTGACGGCAGGCCAGGTCCAAGAGCGGCTGGGCGGCGACCTCGCGTACACCACCGTGATCACGATCCTCACACGACTGCACGTCAAAGGCGCCGTCGTCCGCGAGCGGGTGGGGCGATCTTTCGAGTGGACCGCCCTGGCCGACGAGGCCGGGCTCGCCGCTCTGCGGATGCGCAGGGTCCTGGACGCCGAACAGAACCGTGAGGCCGTCCTCGCGAGCTTCGTGACCACCTTGTCGCCCAGCGACGAACAGCTGCTGCGCACGCTGCTGTCAGAACCGCCGTCAGGAGAGAGCTGA
- a CDS encoding M56 family metallopeptidase, giving the protein MGVFVFLPLVPPLTAWPIARPAEKHLHPRTATWLLTGVPGVFAVCSTLCLALLMVVGTAQLPGNPLPDGWSDPEVREAVPYDEVAGKAAIAVLVSCARTARRHQVVRRRAERALAGLPTTPVAVLPDPVPYAYALPGRRDRVVVTTGMLAGLTAPERRALFAHERAHLAGRHHRFLLAVQLAARANPVLRPLRTAVAFTVERWADEEAANAVGDRRTVARAIGKSALISQGSPVATLAHFAAPAGPVPRRVAALLGPAPTARIWPPVFTKVSLAAWTAAAGIAASALSSANAAITLAVILHAATPM; this is encoded by the coding sequence GTGGGAGTCTTCGTCTTCCTTCCGCTGGTACCGCCCCTGACGGCGTGGCCGATCGCCCGGCCGGCCGAGAAACACCTGCATCCCAGAACCGCCACGTGGCTTCTGACCGGCGTCCCCGGCGTCTTCGCCGTGTGCAGCACGCTGTGCCTGGCCCTGCTCATGGTGGTGGGCACGGCCCAGCTGCCCGGTAACCCCCTGCCCGACGGCTGGTCCGACCCGGAGGTGCGCGAGGCCGTCCCGTACGACGAGGTCGCGGGCAAGGCCGCGATCGCGGTGCTGGTCTCGTGCGCGAGGACGGCCCGGCGTCACCAGGTGGTCCGCAGGAGGGCCGAGCGCGCCCTCGCCGGCCTGCCGACGACGCCGGTGGCCGTGCTGCCCGATCCGGTGCCGTACGCGTACGCGCTGCCCGGCCGCCGAGACCGCGTCGTCGTCACCACGGGCATGCTGGCCGGGCTGACCGCCCCGGAACGGCGCGCCCTGTTCGCCCACGAGCGCGCCCACCTCGCAGGGCGCCACCACCGGTTCCTCCTCGCCGTCCAGCTCGCCGCCCGCGCCAACCCGGTCCTACGGCCCCTGCGGACCGCGGTGGCGTTCACGGTCGAGCGGTGGGCGGACGAAGAGGCGGCGAACGCCGTCGGCGATCGCCGGACCGTGGCCCGGGCGATCGGCAAGTCCGCGCTGATCTCCCAGGGCTCGCCCGTCGCCACCCTCGCTCATTTCGCCGCCCCGGCGGGGCCCGTGCCCCGCCGGGTGGCCGCCCTGCTGGGCCCGGCACCGACGGCGCGGATCTGGCCGCCCGTCTTCACCAAGGTGAGCCTGGCCGCGTGGACGGCCGCGGCCGGCATCGCCGCCTCGGCTCTGTCGTCGGCGAACGCCGCCATCACGCTCGCGGTCATCCTGCACGCAGCCACCCCGATGTAG
- a CDS encoding tellurite resistance TerB family protein: protein MALWDRIKESASTMQTQLNAKKNDLKSGAFRDASMAMCALVAAADGTIDPAERQRVAQLIATNEVLQNFDATDLQRRFEGNLNKLTADFDFGKVSVLQEIAKAKKKPAEARAVIQIGIVIGGADGDFDKTEQAVVREACFTLDLPPHEFDL, encoded by the coding sequence GTGGCCCTGTGGGACCGCATCAAGGAGTCCGCATCGACGATGCAGACTCAGCTGAACGCCAAGAAGAACGACCTCAAGTCCGGTGCCTTCCGTGACGCGAGCATGGCCATGTGCGCGCTGGTCGCCGCCGCCGACGGCACGATCGACCCCGCCGAGCGGCAGCGTGTCGCGCAACTGATCGCCACCAACGAGGTGCTGCAGAACTTCGACGCGACGGATCTGCAGCGCCGCTTCGAGGGCAACCTGAACAAGCTGACCGCCGACTTCGACTTCGGCAAGGTCAGCGTTCTGCAGGAGATCGCCAAGGCGAAGAAGAAGCCCGCCGAGGCCCGCGCCGTCATCCAGATCGGCATCGTCATCGGCGGCGCCGACGGCGACTTCGACAAGACCGAGCAGGCCGTGGTGCGGGAGGCCTGCTTCACGCTCGACCTTCCGCCCCACGAGTTCGACCTGTAG